From the Ruania alkalisoli genome, one window contains:
- a CDS encoding MarR family winged helix-turn-helix transcriptional regulator — protein sequence MSQGSLEGVTGYLLKRVHAALRAEMEAVLRPLGLTVAQYACLEVLDRADSATSAHLARGAFISRQAMTVLLAGMESHGWVEVVPGKGRARPYRITTAGRAALDPARTVVNDVDARMVGGLDPAQRRDLHALLGECLHGLTG from the coding sequence ATGAGTCAAGGATCGTTGGAGGGCGTCACCGGCTACCTGCTCAAACGAGTACACGCCGCGCTGCGCGCCGAGATGGAAGCAGTGCTACGCCCGCTCGGTCTGACCGTGGCGCAGTACGCCTGCCTCGAGGTTCTCGACCGCGCGGACTCCGCCACGAGTGCCCACCTGGCGCGGGGAGCATTCATCTCCCGCCAGGCGATGACGGTGCTGCTGGCAGGAATGGAATCTCATGGTTGGGTGGAGGTCGTGCCGGGCAAGGGCCGGGCGCGGCCATATCGCATCACGACGGCGGGTCGTGCGGCGCTCGATCCTGCCCGGACCGTGGTGAACGACGTGGACGCGCGCATGGTCGGTGGTCTGGACCCTGCGCAGCGTCGCGACCTGCACGCACTCCTCGGGGAGTGCCTGCACGGTTTGACGGGATGA
- the glp gene encoding molybdopterin molybdotransferase MoeA, with translation MTRTAAQHRHLILADVQPLPPRTLDLAGTGGLVLAEDVTSTTPIPLFDNSAMDGYAVRAAELAGTSEQRPRTLEVCADIPAGATRIAPLVPGAVARIMTGAPLPEGADAIVPVEYSDGGTQHVRLTLAPEVGRHVRHTGDDLSAGEVVLTAGTTLGARQVAAAAAAGHGRLRVHPRPRVAVISTGSELITPGTRPEHGQIPDSNSYLLAELVRQAGAEPVRIGAVPDDEVAFARLIAETSGQVDAIICSGGVSVGAYDVVKAVLAPEPRMWFGPVAMQPGKPQGSGRLRDDTLMFTLPGNPVSVYVSFEVFVAPALHRLAGRVVPEEIPVTAARAWRGWTSPAGREQFMPVRVVTAATGTDPVEVVKVQPASARGSGSHLVGTLASADALARVPADVTEVHAGDMIELLEGTDR, from the coding sequence ATGACCCGGACGGCGGCCCAGCATCGCCACCTCATCCTGGCCGACGTCCAGCCGCTGCCACCGCGCACCCTGGACCTCGCCGGGACCGGCGGCCTCGTCCTCGCCGAGGACGTCACCTCCACCACGCCGATCCCCCTGTTCGACAACTCCGCGATGGACGGGTACGCCGTCCGCGCGGCGGAGCTGGCCGGCACCAGCGAGCAGCGCCCGCGCACCCTGGAGGTCTGCGCCGACATCCCCGCCGGCGCCACCCGGATCGCCCCGCTCGTCCCGGGTGCTGTCGCGCGCATCATGACCGGCGCCCCGCTCCCCGAGGGCGCTGATGCGATCGTGCCAGTGGAGTACTCCGACGGCGGAACCCAGCATGTGCGCCTGACGCTCGCCCCCGAGGTGGGCCGGCACGTGCGCCACACCGGCGACGATCTGAGCGCCGGTGAGGTGGTGCTGACCGCCGGCACCACCCTGGGCGCGCGACAGGTCGCCGCCGCGGCCGCCGCCGGTCACGGCCGGCTTCGGGTCCACCCGCGCCCCCGGGTGGCCGTCATCTCCACCGGCAGCGAGCTCATCACCCCCGGCACCCGGCCCGAGCACGGGCAGATCCCGGACTCCAATTCGTACTTGCTCGCCGAGCTGGTGCGCCAAGCGGGCGCCGAACCGGTGCGCATCGGTGCCGTCCCCGACGACGAGGTCGCCTTCGCCCGCCTGATCGCCGAGACCAGTGGCCAGGTGGATGCCATCATCTGCTCCGGCGGCGTCAGCGTCGGCGCGTACGACGTGGTCAAGGCCGTGCTGGCTCCCGAGCCCCGGATGTGGTTCGGCCCGGTGGCGATGCAACCCGGCAAGCCGCAGGGATCCGGTCGCCTGCGCGACGACACGCTCATGTTCACCCTGCCGGGCAACCCGGTGAGCGTGTACGTCTCCTTCGAGGTGTTCGTGGCCCCCGCGCTGCACCGGCTCGCTGGCCGCGTGGTTCCCGAGGAGATCCCGGTGACGGCGGCCCGTGCGTGGCGGGGATGGACCTCACCTGCCGGGCGGGAACAGTTCATGCCCGTGCGGGTGGTCACCGCGGCCACCGGTACCGATCCGGTCGAGGTCGTGAAAGTCCAGCCTGCGAGCGCCCGCGGGTCGGGATCACACCTGGTGGGCACCCTCGCCTCGGCCGATGCGCTGGCGCGTGTGCCGGCTGATGTGACCGAGGTACACGCCGGAGACATGATCGAGCTGTTGGAAGGAACGGACCGATGA
- a CDS encoding ThiF family adenylyltransferase, with amino-acid sequence MPLPPLVEPGPALSRAETDRLSRHILLPQLGEIGQRRLRGATVAVVGAGGLGSPALMYLAAAGVGTLRIIDHDVVERSNLHRQIAHGVSDLGRPKVDSAAATLWELAPDLTVDRRNEQLTAYNADALLRGADVVLDGTDTFATRYVVDDACARLGLPLVWGSVLRFDAQVSVFWASPPQGRDPVRLRTLFPHEPGEGEIPSCAEAGVLGALCGQVGAVMAHETIKLIAGIGEPLLGRVLVLDALNARWTELPLRSSADAPSPTATAAARPAPGTAEPPGTAEPRPTPPPIARLTPAELDRRLTERRHRRDDFILLDVREPEEYMRSSIPGSRLVPLARALTEAGRGEIGDPPEVIAYCAYGPRAEQAATNLASHGYTVTVLEGGIAAWESR; translated from the coding sequence ATGCCGCTACCGCCGCTCGTCGAACCGGGTCCGGCGCTCAGCCGCGCCGAGACGGACCGTCTCTCCCGCCACATCCTGCTGCCCCAGCTGGGGGAGATCGGGCAGCGCCGGCTCCGCGGTGCCACAGTGGCCGTCGTCGGCGCCGGGGGCCTCGGCTCCCCGGCGCTGATGTACCTGGCCGCTGCGGGGGTCGGCACGCTGCGGATCATCGACCACGACGTGGTCGAACGGTCCAATCTGCACCGGCAGATCGCCCATGGCGTCTCCGACCTGGGCCGGCCCAAGGTGGACTCGGCCGCCGCCACTCTGTGGGAGCTGGCGCCGGACTTGACCGTCGACCGCCGAAACGAGCAGCTCACCGCCTACAACGCCGATGCCCTCCTGCGCGGCGCGGACGTGGTGCTCGACGGCACCGACACGTTCGCCACCCGGTACGTGGTCGACGACGCCTGCGCACGGCTCGGTCTGCCGCTGGTGTGGGGGTCGGTCCTGCGCTTCGATGCGCAGGTCTCGGTGTTCTGGGCGTCTCCGCCGCAGGGCCGGGACCCCGTGCGGCTGCGCACCCTCTTCCCACACGAACCCGGCGAGGGTGAGATCCCCTCATGCGCTGAGGCCGGCGTACTGGGTGCCCTGTGCGGTCAGGTGGGTGCGGTGATGGCGCACGAGACGATCAAGCTGATCGCGGGGATCGGGGAGCCGCTGCTGGGCCGGGTGCTGGTGCTGGATGCGCTCAACGCCCGGTGGACCGAACTGCCGCTGCGCTCGAGCGCCGATGCCCCGAGCCCCACCGCTACCGCCGCCGCACGGCCCGCCCCGGGCACCGCTGAGCCCCCTGGCACCGCTGAGCCCCGCCCAACCCCACCCCCGATCGCCCGCCTCACCCCCGCCGAACTCGACCGCCGTCTCACTGAACGGCGCCACCGCCGCGACGACTTCATCCTCCTCGATGTGCGTGAGCCTGAAGAGTACATGCGAAGCTCCATCCCCGGTTCCCGTCTCGTTCCCCTGGCTCGCGCCCTCACCGAGGCCGGCCGGGGCGAGATCGGGGACCCCCCGGAGGTGATCGCGTACTGCGCCTACGGACCGCGCGCCGAGCAGGCCGCCACCAACCTCGCCTCCCACGGGTACACGGTGACCGTGCTTGAGGGCGGCATCGCCGCCTGGGAGAGCCGATGA
- the modA gene encoding molybdate ABC transporter substrate-binding protein, translated as MTSRRRRLAAVGVPALAAGLLGLAGCGTAAAPEPAESLTVYAAASLVGPVSDLLAEYATDHSEVSVEPAVFDGSSTLVTQITESAAPDVIVTANETTMADLTAAGLVDQPHVVATNTLVIAVPEGNPAGIASLTDLADVDTVLCAPQVPCGDAGATLLQLNQVELDPLSLEQNVTAAAERVTSGAAEAALVYATDVAAREDQLDAIVPARAEEVVNRYPAATLTTASPAGAEFVELLGSARGTAVLADYGFGPP; from the coding sequence ATGACATCACGACGGCGCAGGCTCGCCGCCGTCGGCGTGCCCGCCCTGGCCGCTGGTCTCCTTGGGCTGGCCGGGTGCGGCACCGCCGCGGCGCCCGAACCAGCGGAATCTCTCACCGTCTACGCCGCCGCCTCCCTGGTCGGGCCCGTGAGCGACCTGCTCGCCGAGTACGCCACCGACCACTCCGAGGTGAGCGTCGAACCCGCTGTCTTCGACGGGTCTTCCACCCTCGTCACCCAGATCACCGAGAGTGCCGCACCCGACGTCATCGTCACCGCGAACGAGACCACCATGGCCGACCTGACCGCAGCCGGGCTTGTCGACCAGCCTCATGTCGTCGCCACCAACACCCTCGTCATCGCCGTCCCCGAAGGGAACCCTGCCGGCATCGCCTCCCTGACCGATCTCGCAGATGTCGACACCGTTCTGTGCGCACCCCAGGTGCCCTGCGGCGACGCCGGCGCCACGCTGCTGCAGCTGAACCAGGTTGAGTTGGATCCCCTCAGTCTCGAGCAGAACGTCACCGCAGCCGCCGAGCGCGTGACCTCCGGTGCAGCCGAGGCCGCCCTCGTCTACGCCACTGACGTCGCCGCCCGCGAGGACCAGCTTGACGCGATCGTCCCGGCGCGTGCCGAGGAGGTGGTCAACCGCTACCCGGCCGCCACGCTGACCACCGCGAGCCCCGCCGGTGCCGAGTTCGTGGAACTGCTCGGCTCCGCACGCGGCACCGCGGTGCTCGCCGACTACGGGTTCGGACCCCCGTGA
- a CDS encoding response regulator transcription factor produces MSTAQDTSAEARLLVVDDEPNIRELLSASLRFAGFEVSVAADGQEALRLARECDPDLIVLDVMLPDLDGFAVTRRLRENGTHVPVLFLTAKDDTGDKVAGLTVGGDDYVTKPFSLDEVIARIRAVLRRAQTAAAAEEESMLRVGDLVMDEDAHEVRRAGEEIDLSPTEFTLLRYLMLNAGRVLSKAQILDHVWAYNWGGDGAIVESYISYLRRKVDAPFAESSPSGPLIHTKRGVGYVLREQ; encoded by the coding sequence ATGAGCACAGCACAGGACACCTCCGCCGAGGCGCGGCTGCTGGTGGTCGACGACGAGCCGAACATCCGCGAACTGCTCTCGGCCTCCCTCCGGTTCGCCGGCTTCGAGGTGAGCGTCGCCGCCGATGGGCAGGAAGCACTGCGCCTGGCGCGCGAGTGCGACCCTGACCTCATCGTGCTGGACGTGATGCTGCCCGATCTCGACGGTTTCGCCGTCACCCGGCGGCTGCGCGAGAACGGTACCCACGTTCCGGTGCTGTTCCTCACCGCCAAGGACGACACTGGCGACAAGGTGGCCGGGCTGACCGTCGGCGGGGATGACTACGTGACCAAGCCCTTCAGCCTGGACGAGGTGATCGCCCGGATCCGCGCGGTGCTGCGCCGCGCGCAGACGGCTGCGGCAGCCGAGGAGGAGTCGATGCTGCGGGTCGGTGACCTGGTGATGGACGAGGATGCGCACGAGGTGCGCAGGGCCGGTGAGGAGATCGACCTCTCCCCCACCGAGTTCACCCTGCTGCGGTACTTGATGCTCAATGCCGGTCGGGTGCTGTCGAAGGCGCAGATCCTTGACCACGTCTGGGCCTACAACTGGGGTGGCGACGGGGCCATCGTGGAGTCCTACATCTCCTATCTGCGCCGCAAGGTGGACGCCCCGTTCGCCGAGTCTTCACCGTCCGGACCGCTGATCCACACCAAGCGCGGCGTGGGGTACGTGCTCCGTGAGCAGTGA
- a CDS encoding SDR family NAD(P)-dependent oxidoreductase, with protein MKITKDSVALISGGASGLGEATARRFIADGARVVLLDLPTSRGAALAEELGPAASFAPADVTDEGQVRAAVEQATRLGELRAAVCCAGVATPGRILGKQGILPLADYRRVVEINLIGTFAVLEAAAGAMASNDPLDGDRGVIVMTASVAAFDGQIGQAAYSSSKGGVASLTLPAARDLASLAIRVMTIAPGVFETPMMAGLGEEVRASLEALVPHPARLGRPEEYADLVAHIVANPLLNGEVIRLDGALRMPPR; from the coding sequence ATGAAGATCACCAAGGATTCCGTTGCCCTCATCTCCGGTGGCGCATCCGGCCTCGGCGAGGCCACGGCCCGCCGGTTCATCGCCGACGGCGCCCGCGTCGTCTTGTTGGACCTGCCCACCTCCCGCGGGGCTGCTCTGGCCGAGGAGCTGGGCCCAGCCGCAAGCTTCGCGCCCGCGGACGTGACGGACGAGGGGCAGGTCAGGGCCGCCGTCGAGCAGGCGACGCGCCTGGGAGAGTTACGGGCCGCTGTCTGCTGCGCCGGCGTGGCCACCCCGGGCCGGATCCTCGGCAAACAGGGGATACTCCCTCTCGCCGACTACCGGCGGGTGGTGGAGATCAACCTGATCGGCACCTTCGCAGTGCTGGAGGCCGCCGCGGGAGCGATGGCCAGCAACGATCCACTGGACGGCGACCGCGGGGTGATCGTGATGACCGCCTCCGTGGCCGCCTTCGACGGGCAGATCGGTCAGGCGGCGTACTCCTCCTCCAAGGGCGGGGTGGCAAGCCTGACGCTGCCGGCCGCGCGGGATCTGGCCAGCCTGGCGATCCGGGTGATGACGATCGCCCCCGGAGTGTTCGAGACGCCGATGATGGCTGGGCTGGGTGAGGAGGTGCGGGCCTCGCTCGAGGCGCTGGTACCGCACCCCGCACGCCTCGGCCGGCCCGAGGAGTACGCCGACCTCGTGGCACACATCGTGGCCAACCCGCTGCTCAACGGTGAGGTGATCCGCCTGGACGGTGCCCTGCGGATGCCGCCGCGGTGA
- a CDS encoding sensor histidine kinase: MSSEAQDEPAPEPAQEPTHEPAQQRETVLTRMPLRVRLVLIMVTLLVAALVATGVVTMTLLKQSLIAQVDDNLDNAVQLLENRGPFDPQDEREQPVTTYYVRVLAADGSTFMDIPATTGTDAVPDFPSVTYDQLDTLAGKTQTIGSVEGTSTWRMVLLRGFVGQDTPVTVAVALPMDDVTATLARMQLFTLLVGLGVVTLAAAAGYVAVQRSLRGLRDIEDTAAAVASGDLSRRAPVAPDTTEVGRLGMSFNAMVANLETSFAAQAASEARMRRFVSDASHELRTPLASIRGYGELYRMGAVPPAELATTMGRIESEAIRMGSLVNDLLALARLDEGRDLRRDEVDLTAIARDAVGDLKALDPSRPVELLASGPVRVTGDADRLRQVVTNLIGNVVQHTPAGTPVELHTGTIDGDAMLAVVDHGPGVPTRDANRIFERFYRPDTSRTRSSGGSGLGLAIVATIVAAHGGTVAHQPTPGGGATITVRLRRSATPA; encoded by the coding sequence GTGAGCAGTGAGGCCCAGGACGAGCCGGCGCCGGAGCCGGCCCAGGAGCCGACACACGAGCCTGCCCAGCAGCGCGAGACCGTCCTGACGCGTATGCCGCTGCGGGTGCGCCTCGTGCTGATCATGGTGACCCTGCTCGTGGCGGCACTCGTGGCCACCGGCGTGGTGACGATGACGTTGCTCAAACAGTCCCTGATCGCCCAGGTCGATGACAATCTCGACAACGCCGTGCAGCTGCTGGAGAACCGTGGCCCGTTCGACCCGCAAGACGAGCGGGAGCAACCGGTCACGACGTACTACGTGCGCGTGCTGGCCGCCGACGGCTCCACGTTCATGGACATCCCCGCCACCACCGGGACCGACGCAGTGCCGGACTTCCCGTCGGTTACCTACGATCAGCTCGACACCCTGGCAGGCAAGACCCAGACCATAGGCTCGGTCGAGGGCACCTCGACGTGGCGGATGGTGCTGCTGCGGGGGTTCGTCGGCCAGGACACGCCCGTCACCGTAGCCGTCGCCCTCCCGATGGACGATGTGACGGCGACCCTCGCCCGGATGCAGTTGTTCACCCTGCTCGTGGGCCTGGGCGTGGTGACCCTTGCAGCCGCCGCCGGGTACGTCGCCGTGCAGCGTTCCCTGCGCGGGTTGCGAGACATCGAGGACACTGCCGCCGCCGTGGCCTCCGGAGATCTCAGCCGGCGCGCCCCGGTCGCCCCGGACACCACCGAGGTGGGCCGACTGGGGATGTCCTTCAACGCGATGGTGGCGAACCTGGAAACCTCCTTCGCCGCACAAGCGGCTTCCGAGGCGCGGATGCGACGCTTCGTCTCCGATGCCTCGCACGAGCTACGCACACCGCTGGCCTCCATCCGCGGCTACGGGGAGCTGTACCGGATGGGCGCTGTGCCGCCGGCGGAGCTGGCCACCACGATGGGTCGGATCGAGAGCGAGGCGATCCGGATGGGATCCCTGGTGAACGACCTGCTCGCCCTCGCACGCCTCGACGAGGGCCGGGACCTGCGTCGCGACGAGGTGGACCTGACGGCGATCGCACGGGACGCCGTCGGGGACCTGAAGGCTCTGGATCCCTCCCGCCCGGTGGAACTGCTCGCCTCCGGGCCGGTGCGGGTGACCGGCGACGCCGACCGGCTACGGCAGGTGGTGACCAACCTCATCGGCAACGTGGTCCAGCACACCCCTGCCGGCACGCCCGTCGAGTTGCACACGGGCACGATCGACGGCGATGCGATGCTGGCGGTCGTCGATCACGGCCCGGGCGTGCCCACTCGAGACGCCAACCGCATCTTCGAACGCTTCTACCGGCCCGACACCTCCCGCACCCGCTCCTCCGGCGGCTCCGGACTGGGCCTGGCGATCGTGGCAACCATCGTGGCCGCGCACGGCGGAACCGTCGCACACCAGCCCACACCCGGTGGCGGGGCGACGATCACCGTGCGGCTCAGACGATCAGCGACGCCGGCGTGA
- a CDS encoding sulfate/molybdate ABC transporter ATP-binding protein produces the protein MSELRAEVSLERPGFRLHVELMVPAGKVLAVVGPNAAGKSTLLQVLAGLVRPTSGSVRLGERVLTGDGLHVPPERRGVGLLGQDPLLFDHLSLRENVAFGPRAAGVRRGPAREAAGRWLERVGLAGLADRRPGTISGGQGQRVALARALAAQPQVLLLDEPLAALDAEAAPEIRQLLGDQLRETGTTAVVVSHDILDAALLADEIMVLRDGEVVEYGPVAQVLAAPATAFTAALMGVTLVPGLARGGIVHTAWGPVPAEIPDGVRCAVRVPPAAVVVAGEGDGVPARVRWLEPAAGGIRARLIHADGAELLADVDPAQVAPGLEAGAAVGVRLDPGRVSVGAG, from the coding sequence GTGAGCGAACTTCGCGCCGAGGTGAGCCTGGAGCGGCCCGGCTTCCGGCTCCACGTCGAGTTGATGGTCCCGGCCGGGAAGGTGCTGGCGGTGGTCGGGCCGAATGCGGCCGGGAAGTCGACCCTGCTGCAGGTGCTGGCGGGGCTGGTGCGACCGACATCCGGATCGGTGCGGCTGGGAGAGCGGGTGCTGACCGGGGACGGTCTCCACGTGCCGCCCGAGCGGCGTGGGGTCGGGCTGCTCGGCCAGGACCCGTTGCTGTTCGACCATCTGAGCCTGCGTGAGAATGTCGCGTTCGGTCCGCGGGCGGCGGGGGTGCGCCGGGGGCCGGCCCGGGAGGCGGCTGGCCGGTGGCTGGAACGGGTGGGGCTAGCCGGCCTGGCGGACCGGCGGCCGGGCACGATCTCCGGCGGGCAGGGGCAGCGGGTGGCGCTCGCCCGGGCGCTGGCCGCGCAGCCGCAGGTGCTGCTGCTGGACGAACCGCTGGCCGCCCTGGATGCCGAGGCCGCACCGGAGATCCGCCAGCTGCTCGGGGATCAGCTGCGTGAGACCGGGACGACAGCGGTCGTGGTCTCCCACGACATCCTTGACGCCGCGTTGCTCGCCGACGAGATCATGGTGCTACGAGACGGAGAGGTGGTCGAGTACGGCCCGGTGGCGCAGGTGCTGGCGGCCCCGGCCACTGCGTTCACTGCGGCGTTGATGGGTGTGACACTCGTGCCTGGGCTCGCCCGGGGCGGGATCGTGCACACGGCGTGGGGGCCGGTGCCGGCGGAGATTCCCGACGGCGTCCGGTGCGCCGTGCGTGTACCGCCGGCCGCCGTTGTGGTCGCCGGTGAGGGTGATGGCGTGCCTGCCAGAGTGCGGTGGCTGGAACCCGCCGCGGGCGGGATACGGGCGCGCCTGATCCATGCCGACGGTGCGGAACTGCTCGCCGACGTCGACCCGGCGCAGGTGGCGCCGGGTCTGGAAGCGGGGGCGGCCGTGGGGGTGCGGTTGGATCCGGGGCGGGTGAGCGTCGGGGCCGGGTAG
- a CDS encoding ABC transporter permease: MSAPVNAVRPAREAGGRIPPLLLAPAVLAVALLTLPLLALLPRVDWAGAPQALTSPEALAAVSLSLRTGLVAVGCCLILGVPLALVLARAPSPVAAALRVLVTLPLVLPPLVGGLALLYLFGRQGWLGQATGAVGISVPFTTAAVVLAQTFVALPFLVISLEGALRTAGGRAATVAATLGASRWTVLRRITLPRAMPGLIAGTVLAFARAVGEFGATAMVAGNAPGRTQTIPMAIYTAFNGAGVSRDSALALAVLLVIVALVILIGLRDWRRREAW, encoded by the coding sequence GTGAGCGCTCCCGTGAACGCCGTGCGCCCGGCACGTGAGGCGGGTGGTCGTATCCCGCCGCTGCTACTGGCCCCCGCCGTCCTCGCGGTCGCGCTGCTCACCCTCCCGCTGCTGGCACTCCTGCCCCGGGTCGACTGGGCGGGTGCGCCGCAGGCGCTCACGTCACCGGAAGCACTCGCCGCGGTGAGCCTGTCCCTGCGGACCGGACTGGTCGCCGTCGGGTGCTGCCTGATTCTCGGGGTGCCGCTCGCGCTGGTCCTCGCCCGCGCTCCAAGCCCCGTGGCCGCCGCGCTGCGGGTGCTGGTGACACTTCCTCTGGTGCTGCCGCCGCTCGTCGGCGGCCTCGCCCTGCTGTACCTGTTCGGCAGGCAAGGCTGGCTCGGGCAGGCAACAGGCGCCGTCGGGATCTCCGTGCCGTTCACCACGGCGGCGGTGGTGCTCGCGCAGACGTTCGTGGCGCTGCCGTTCCTGGTGATCTCCCTCGAGGGGGCCCTGCGCACGGCAGGCGGGCGTGCCGCCACGGTGGCCGCCACTCTCGGGGCCAGCCGGTGGACGGTGCTGCGCCGGATCACGCTCCCGCGGGCCATGCCGGGGCTGATCGCGGGTACGGTGCTCGCGTTCGCGCGGGCGGTCGGGGAGTTTGGTGCCACCGCGATGGTGGCTGGGAACGCGCCTGGGCGCACGCAGACCATCCCGATGGCCATCTACACCGCGTTCAACGGTGCCGGGGTGAGTCGGGACTCCGCACTGGCGCTCGCCGTGCTGCTGGTGATCGTGGCCCTGGTGATCCTCATCGGACTGCGTGACTGGCGCCGTCGGGAGGCCTGGTGA
- a CDS encoding Uma2 family endonuclease — translation MTTQAPGLPHGRPLTRADLDALDPDDGHRYELIDGVLIVSPAPRHIHQRALGNLHLVLRAAATDAVEVLFAPFDVALADDTVMQPDLLVAEREAFTARDLPTAPLLAIEVLSPSTRGIDLLLKKDRLERAGCANYWVVDPDEPSVTAWALAEGAFRQVARAIGEEGFEVADPFPIRFTPASLIV, via the coding sequence ATGACCACGCAGGCGCCCGGGTTGCCGCACGGACGGCCACTCACGCGCGCCGACCTGGATGCGCTCGATCCCGATGATGGGCACCGCTACGAGCTCATCGACGGGGTCCTCATCGTGAGCCCGGCGCCGCGCCACATTCATCAGCGGGCCCTGGGCAACCTCCACCTCGTGCTGCGCGCGGCTGCCACGGACGCGGTCGAGGTCCTCTTTGCGCCCTTCGACGTGGCACTCGCTGACGACACGGTGATGCAGCCGGACCTGCTGGTCGCCGAGCGGGAGGCCTTCACGGCGCGGGACCTCCCGACGGCACCGCTGCTGGCGATCGAGGTGCTCTCGCCCTCGACCCGGGGTATCGACCTGCTGCTGAAGAAGGACCGGCTCGAACGCGCTGGCTGTGCGAACTACTGGGTGGTCGACCCGGACGAGCCGTCGGTGACGGCATGGGCCCTGGCCGAGGGTGCGTTCCGCCAGGTCGCCCGCGCCATCGGTGAGGAAGGGTTCGAGGTCGCCGACCCATTCCCGATCCGGTTCACGCCGGCGTCGCTGATCGTCTGA
- a CDS encoding VOC family protein — translation MTGFDFIGLQVRDLARSADFYETHIGLPRGTQRPGAVVFETTPIPFAVRTPLPGTDLDAGPAGLGAALWLGVDDPQGLHDRLVADGVEIVRPVAPSPFGLHFAFRDPDGYVITAHEAQAA, via the coding sequence ATGACCGGCTTCGACTTCATCGGCCTGCAGGTGCGCGACCTCGCCCGATCGGCCGACTTCTACGAGACTCATATCGGACTGCCGCGAGGCACGCAGCGGCCCGGAGCGGTGGTCTTCGAGACCACCCCGATCCCGTTCGCCGTGCGCACACCCCTACCCGGCACGGATCTCGACGCGGGACCGGCAGGGCTCGGCGCTGCGCTGTGGCTGGGCGTCGACGATCCGCAAGGTCTGCACGACCGTCTCGTTGCCGACGGTGTGGAGATCGTGCGCCCGGTGGCACCAAGCCCGTTCGGCCTGCACTTCGCCTTCCGCGACCCGGACGGGTACGTCATCACCGCACACGAGGCACAAGCAGCCTGA
- a CDS encoding TOBE domain-containing protein, translated as MPHYRISEAATLLGVSADTVRRRIDAGDLPAATDDAGRAVVPGEELARWAQQRAAVPVGPGQSGGSSARNRLEGLVTAITTDTVMAQVELQCGPFRIVSLMSSEAVRDLGLEVGSRAAAVVKATTVIVEAPR; from the coding sequence ATGCCGCATTATCGGATCAGCGAAGCTGCCACTCTCTTGGGCGTCAGCGCCGACACCGTCCGCCGCCGCATCGACGCCGGTGACCTTCCCGCCGCCACGGATGACGCCGGCCGCGCCGTGGTGCCGGGGGAGGAACTCGCGCGGTGGGCTCAGCAGCGAGCCGCTGTGCCCGTTGGGCCAGGGCAGAGCGGCGGCTCCAGCGCCCGGAACCGGCTGGAGGGCCTCGTCACGGCGATCACCACCGACACTGTGATGGCGCAGGTGGAACTCCAGTGCGGGCCGTTCCGGATCGTCTCTCTGATGTCCTCGGAGGCCGTGCGTGATCTCGGCCTCGAGGTCGGCTCCCGCGCTGCCGCCGTGGTCAAGGCGACCACGGTGATCGTCGAGGCGCCGAGATGA